In Acropora muricata isolate sample 2 chromosome 11, ASM3666990v1, whole genome shotgun sequence, one DNA window encodes the following:
- the LOC136889659 gene encoding ESF1 homolog: MEEDPRFAHVAIDPRFKRMPRKEKKVKIDERFQKMFTDKNFTVNYFVDKRGAKVKNTSKEDLDKFYSLSDESEEEDEEGEEEQHMEEYEDVKEVEKKKKVAKSKSKFKIEKSQKDKKKVKKSEVNLETPSSDEESENDRHFKMDDKSLEVENDDVKDDDDNDDDDSSEQELDISRGEGILDSSSDEEELDFGMVQNEMEHPWGEMHTAAKTTEEATRRLAVCNLDWDRVTAMDLFVLFSSFRPRDGIIEAVKIYPSEYGLEQMKTEDSLGPVQLKDDEDDENKNSHNKEALEGAEYSSEKLRQYQLNRLKYYYAVMECDTPETAEVLYDGCDGKEFELSGNVLDLRYIPDDVEFNHEPHSVATDLPAAGTYTVPDFYTTALHHSKVKLTWDETDPRRHRTTMRKFSKEDLLDMDFDAYLASSSDEEEAKENDGNLDEEQGSDEDEEKKINKYKQLLKEIEDKESKNDGEQDLEITWEPGLQETTEELVKNKLKEKEGKNITPWEHYLQKRKQKKKEKRMQKESLKKQNDSEESDDIPSDVDLSDPYFREEIDAGLSNVNNKGSAKISKKRKWEVEETEEDKKSKEELELLLMDDKDDKHHFSLKGIMDNEKKTKKQKKRREKEIVNDDFNVDLKDSRFDALFTSHHFAVDPSDPQYRKTKGMESILQERMRRRENGEKLLQANKNKDEGTRRRDPSLSVLVKSVKSKAGQFHDKKVKKRLIKS; this comes from the exons ATGGAGGAAGATCCGAGATTTGCACATGTCGCTATAGATCCGAGGTTTAAG AGAATGCCTCGGAAAGAGAAGAAAGTCAAGATTGATGAAAGGTTTCAAAAGATGTTCACAGACAAGAACTTCACAGTGAATT ATTTTGTTGATAAACGTGGAGCAAAAGTCAAGAATACATCAAAAGAAGACTTGGACAAGTTTTATTCCCTGTCAGATGAATCTGAGGAAG AGGATGAGGAAGGAGAGGAAGAACAGCATATGGAAGAATATGAAGATGTCAAAGaagttgaaaaaaagaaaaaagtggcCAAGTCCAAGAG caaatttaaaattgagAAAAGCCAAAAAGATAAGAAGAAGGTAAAAAAGTCTGAGGTGAATCTTGAAACTCCAAGCAGTGATGAAGAGAGTGAAAATGACAGACATTTCAAGATGGATGATAAAAGTCTTGAAGTTGAAAATGATGATGtcaaagatgatgatgataacgatgatgatgatagttcTGAGCAAGAATTAGACATAAGCAGAGGGGAAGGAATTTTGGACTCATCATCAGATGAGGAGGAACTTGATTTTGGAATGGTACAG AATGAAATGGAGCATCCATGGGGAGAGATGCATACAGCAGCTAAAACCACAGAAGAGGCAACCAGGCGTCTTGCAGTGTGCAACTTAGACTGGGACAGAGTTACAGCAATGGACCTGTTTG tgTTGTTTAGCTCCTTTAGACCAAGAGATGGCATTATTGAAGCAGTTAAG ATTTATCCATCTGAATATGGTTTGGAACAAATGAAAACAGAAGACTCCCTTGGACCAGTTCAACTGAAAGATGATGAGgatgatgaaaataaaaattcacaCAATAAAGAAGCACTGGAG GGCGCAGAGTATTCTAGTGAGAAACTGCGGCAATACCAATTGAACAGACTTAAGTACTATTATGCAGTTATGGAGTGTGACACACCAG AGACTGCAGAAGTGTTATATGATGGCTGTGATGGAAAGGAGTTTGAACTGAGTGGCAATGTCCTGGATTTGCGGTACATCCCAGATGATGTAGAATTCAATCATGAGCCGCACTCAGTGGCCACAGATCTGCCAGCTGCTGGCACCTACACTGTACCTGA CTTTTATACAACAGCGCTTCATCATTCAAAGGTTAAACTAACCTGGGATGAAACTGATCCAAGACGGCATAGAACAACGATGAGAAAATTCAGCAAAGAGGACTTGCTTGATATGGATTTTGATGCTTATCTAGCATCTTCATCAGATGAAGAGgaagcaaaggaaaatgatgGAAACTTGGATGAAGAACAAGGGTCTGATGAGGAcgaggaaaagaaaattaacaaataCAAG CAACTTTTGAAAGAAATAGAGGATAAAGAAAGTAAGAATGACGGAGAACAAGATCTTGAGATTACTTGGGAACCAGGCCTGCAAGAAACCACAGAGGAACtggtgaaaaataaattaaaggaGAAAGAGGGGAAGAATATCACACCATGGGAACACTACTTACAGAAAAGGAAacagaagaagaaagagaaaagaatgCAAAAAGAAAGCTTGAAAAAACA GAATGACTCTGAGGAAAGTGACGATATTCCATCAGATGTAGATTTGTCAGATCCCTACTTTCGTGAAGAAATTGATGCTGGGCTAAGTAATGTTAACAACAAGGGATCGgctaaaataagcaaaaaacgAAAATGGGAGgttgaagaaactgaagaaGATAAAAAATCAAAG GAGGAGTTAGAACTTCTGTTAATGGATGACAAAGACGATAAACATCATTTTAGCCTTAAGGGGATTATggacaatgaaaagaaaaccaagaagcaaaagaaaaggagagaaaaagAGATTGTGAATGATGATTTTAATGTTGACTTGAAAGATTCCCGGTTTGATGCTCTCTTTACGTCTCATCACTTTGCCGTGGATCCTTCTGATCCTCAATACAG gaaaacaaaaggcATGGAGTCAATTTTACAAGAGAGAATGAGGAGAAGAGAAAATGGAGAGAAACTATTGCAGGctaacaaaaacaaag ATGAAGGAACACGGAGAAGAGATCCCag TCTTTCAGTACTTGTGAAATCAGTGAAGTCCAAGGCAGGACAGTTTCATGacaagaaagtgaaaaaacgaCTTATAAAATCGTAA
- the LOC136889660 gene encoding peptide-N(4)-(N-acetyl-beta-glucosaminyl)asparagine amidase-like, with amino-acid sequence MALGLLQYYQLEGEMEFLARLKSLGAGINHYEDPHLQEQALNVLPVAELKQKAKEASERSCRDGHDRADEKDCLLLEILAWFGTFFHWMDKPMCTDCGIKTESNGLTQPTAEERKWEAGRVEAYKCPNCGREERFPRYNHPGKLLETRCGRCGEFANCKALILRAMGFEVRHVTDWTDHVWVEVFSDSQQRWIHCDGGKCDENFLYERWWEKKLTYIIAFSKDEVADVTWRYSVKHKEVAQRRLLVCEEWLARTLQSFNDWRRQSLQPERTKVLVERSMREQAELLSVYEGRLLGTASWRRMIGHPESVHEPFIFTPTEEELRAKRFVLSYCCASDKYFRGSDAEPTLEGWKSGASAIKSMFRKTEHDWTPVMTYLLQEGIEEDDLVSLQKGNAYLARFQCCPSGLVAWQVDFTSSDVVIDSVTIKALATTTQTGQVEWTLQGDDQTTEKLDFVNAQESVTTTVIRGSKTAKLTATLSGGNGDAAWQQAQLFSQSINNNDSSLEITITLQDVK; translated from the exons ATGGCGTTGGGGCTATTGCAGTACTATCAACTGGAG GGTGAAATGGAATTTTTAGCACGCCTGAAATCATTGGGTGCAGGTATCAACCACTACGAAGATCCGCATTTGCAGGAACAAGCCCTCAATGTTCTTCCAGTTGCTGAGCTAAAGCAGAAAGCAAAAGAAGCCAGTGAAAGAAGCTGCAGAGATGGACATGATAGAGCGGACGAAAAGGACTGTTTGTTACTAGAAATTCTGGCGTGGTTTG GGACATTTTTTCACTGGATGGACAAACCAATGTGTACTGATTGCGGGATAAAAACTGAAAGCAATGGACTCACACAACCAACAGCAGAAGAAAGGAAATGGGAAGCAGGCAGAGTTGAAGCTTATAAATGTCCAAATTGTGGGAGAGAGGAAAGATTCCCAAGGTACAATCACCCTGGGAAACTTCTGG AGACCCGTTGTGGCAGATGCGGTGaatttgcaaattgcaaagctCTAATTTTGAGAGCCATGGGTTTTGAAGTGCGGCATGTTACAGATTGGACTGACCATGTTTGGGTTGAAGTTTTTTCGGACTCACAACAGCGCTGGATTCACTGTGATGGAGGAAAATGCGATGAAAATTTTCTCTATGAGCGCTGGTGGGAAAAGAAGTTAACTTACATAATTGCATTCTCTAAAGATGAG GTAGCTGATGTTACATGGAGATATTCTGTGAAACACAAAGAAGTTGCTCAGAGAAGGTTATTGGTTTGTGAAGAGTGGCTGGCAAGAACATTGCAATCTTTTAATGACTGG CGTCGACAAAGTCTTCAACCTGAGCGAACAAAAGTCCTAGTAGAACGCTCAATGAGGGAACAAGCTGAACTTTTGTCTGTTTATGAAGGAAGACTGTTAGGAACTGCTTCATGGCGAAGAATGATTGGGCATCCAGAATCAGTG CATGAACCATTCATTTTCACACCAACAGAGGAAGAATTAAGAGCAAAAAG ATTTGTGCTAAGCTATTGCTGTGCAAGTGACAAATACTTCAGAGGCTCTGATGCAGAACCAACATTGGAGGGTTGGAAATCTGGTGCAAGCGCCATTAAGTCAATGTTTAGGAAGACTGAACACGACTGGACACCA GTGATGACTTACCTTCTTCAAGAAGGAATAGAAGAAGATGACCTGGTTTCCTTACAAAAAGGGAAT gctTACCTAGCACGGTTTCAGTGTTGTCCGTCAGGCCTAGTTGCATGGCAGGTGGATTTCACTTCAAGTGATGTGGTAATAGACAGTGTTACCATAAAAGCCTTAGCTACAACAACACAAACAGGACAAGTGGAGTGGACTCTGCAGGGAGATGACCAGACCACAGAAAAACTGGATTTTGTCAATG CACAAGAATCAGTAACAACTACAGTTATACGTGGCTCGAAGACTGCCAAACTAACAGCAACACTGAGTGGTGGAAATGGAGATGCTGCTTGGCAACAAGCACAGCTATTTAGCCAATCAATCAACAATAATGATAGTTCCCTTGAAATAACCATCACTCTCCAGGATgttaaatga